CTTACGACTGGGAGGCCTTCACGGTCGGACCCTACCACTTCCTGGCTGTGGCGAACGCGTTCGACGGACAGACCACTCACGTTGACTCGGTCATCTATGTCTGGGTGGATGGAAGTTTCCGCTTGTTTCAGACTattaaggtgagagagagagagatgaaggtgaAGTAGAAGGAAGAGACAGAGTAAGGAAGAGGGGGTTGGCAAGGGGGAAGGGAGCGAGGGGGGTAGATTGGCAGAAATCCTAAAacagcacaaccacccacaccaCGGAACTAAGAGAGGACAAAAATAGACCATGTATAGCGGGGCAGAATTTGCATGTTAGATCCAGCTTTGACAGATAACTGATAGTGAATCAGACATTTTAATGGAACCACATGTGAGGTGAAGTTGACTGACAGGCAGACTGAAACCACAAAAAGACTCAGCTTTGATTGGGAGGGAATTCCAATGTCGGCATTATTCTatggtctctctttctttcatttcttcctctctgtctctctctctctgtctctctctctcagacattcTGTGCCACAGACTGGGAGATGTTCCAGATCGGCAGCAGGGTCTTCCTGGTGGTTGCTAACGGACACCAACTCCATGGCAACGGCCCCGGTCGCTATGCCATCAACTCGACCATCTACGAGCTGGACATGAGCTCTCAGCTGTTCCTGCGTTTTCAGGACATCGTCACATACAGGTACACATGCACCTTTATACAGGTGCACAttttccccacctctcctctctcttccttccctctctcattgctCTATCTGTCTCCCCCTTCAGTGCTGTTGACTGGGAGTTCTTCACagtaggagaggagagttacCTGGTTGTTGCAAACTCCTTCGATGGAGAGTCTCACTCTCTGAACAGCATTATCTACAGGTATTCACATGAATCCACTCGAATTGGTCATGGTGCTATAATTGGATGGGTGATATATTGTGAATTTACAAACATTATGGTGATATGTTATATACTCATCATTATCACGATTTGTGCTTTGAACTTGAACGTGATATGGATGTGCGCAGGTGGCAGGGATACGAGGGCTTTGTTCCCATTCACCGGCTTCCCACCATCGGATGCAGCGACTGGGAATTCTTTACTTCCGGAGAGGAGTCCTATCTGATCTACTCCAGCGCCACGGCACCTCTCTCCAAAGTCTTCCGTCTGAAAACACACTGACACGTGACACAATATCATATCAGGGACAACATGGAGAAACATTAAAAAATGAAATCTCCACTGATGTAATAAGGAATGTTACATTATGTTGTTGTACTGGGTCAcatttgcagagagagagagtatcagTAGATATACATTTTTGTGTataagtactgtatataactTTAACATTAGTCATATTTGTTGCCTATCATTTTGTGAAAATAATTTATTGATGTAATAGAAATGTGTAAAAAATACAGTATGTTTCATTTGTGTCTTACTGCAAATTCTACCGCTTATGTAAGAATATTGTTTCAGAATGATTTTATGAAATCTGTATTTCATAGGGTCCCATACTAGGGGAGCAGCGAATGGAAACTGTAGAGCTCCACAGCTTTTTCCCAATCTGCATTTTCTATAAAAGCTGTTCACCACTTGAACCAACTTGCAGAAACCTTAAAGAGATACTtcaggatttgtatttatttaacctttatttaactagccctTTAtcaacttccccagagtcagatgaactcgtggacaccatttttatgtctctgcgtgcagttgaaggaagttgctaactagtgtCTGCGCAATTGCTGGTagtctatggtaactgctagcatgctagtagataccatagacctCCAGTCATTGCggtaatgctagttagcattggctcgcgaaactactTCTAACTACTGGATGCAGAGTGAAAGAGAGTAATCTGGCTCCAGGTATTTTACTGGTTTTTGACTCACTGACACTGCCCCCGGTTAGAAGGGAATGAAACTGCCCAAGAGTTAACACACAGGAACTTTAAACACACCGAGGAAGATGAACATGGGGGGAAAGTGGGAaaagtagtggaatggtagtAGTTCTGTTGAAGGAAGTCAAAGGCaatgaatatactgtacatatgataACACAAGAGcataataacagtaataaagGTCTGTATAAATGGCATATAATCCCTGAACATGTTTACAGGTTACAAGCTATAcataatgcaacaacaacaataaataactaACTATTAAGAACACTATATACATGTCACACAACTCCCTTTGGGCACACACAGCATCCCACAAGTCCAGAGATATGAGTGAGTCCAGTTATTGATAGGCAGAGATAGATGTTGCTCTCTGCCGCTGCTTGAGGGAGACAGCAAGTATTGTGTGACCTGCAGTGTCAAGAGGATGGGTAAATGTCCTGCCCCCTAGTAACCTCCCTAGCAACCTATCAAGGCACAGGTCACACAGGTCAGAGAGAGTTttagaggcaggtttatggttcctcCAAGACTCTCAGGCTCTGGTTGCGGGGGATGGGGAGGGGAGTTTGCTGAGGGTTGTGAGGCGCTAACAGTCACCGACAGGCAACTCTTAACACAGAGACAAAAATGTTATCCATGAGTTTATCTGACTGGGGAactagataaagggcttcattgctaAAATCCCAAAGAATCCCTTTAAAATGTGTGGCTAGTGTCAGTGCCTTTACTCAAAAACTGAACAGGTGGTTAAAAGACCAGCAGGTTTGTAGCCACGTATGAACCTTCTTTAAAGAATGCCAGCAGAAAATACATCACATTTCAGTTCAGATATAtctgttgtgtgtgtttgagacatcCACCGGATGACAGACAAGCCATGTTATAAAAACTACATGAGGCTTGACGCTCTTGCAAAATCGAAGAGAAGACTTAGTGGACATGTAGTTTATTCAGCCGAGGTGCCAACCTGTGATTTTAAAACAACACTACAACTACCACAATGCCCCACTCTACCCTTTGGCTTTAGGACATTATGGCTGCGCACTGTTCATCAATGGTGTTTTTATTTACCTTTTATCGTTTTTTCTCTTATTTAAAACAGAGGAATGTAGACAGAGTTTGGCTTCGATTATAACTTAACAAAAAAGCATTACGAGATTTCTGGAGTTAAAGCTCTATTTGCGTCAGGAACGCTGAAACACGTTTTGCTTGATAGCTAACGAGTCAGATAGCCAGGTAGGATAACTGTCTGTCACCGGTCCGAATTTAGCTGTTGTAAACTCAGTTCACACTAAATTAACTCGTGTTGTAAGGGCAATGATTGTATAGCTTGTTGGTTAACCTGCTACAATAATTGCTATAACTCGAGCACTATACGGGAACACACTAGTTATCTATTCATAGCTATGTTTACCCCTGTAAAGTCGTCTTATTTCAGAGTCAGTCCCACTACTATCAACAGAGAGCTAGGCAAGACCAAGATGAGATAGCAAGAGGTgttattagttagctagctacgcgATCGTGAACACAATTAGACATTCAATTCAGTCCCCTGTAGGTGCGTTTCAcaggaaagagagaaacagacgcAAGCCCAGCCATGTTTGGGAGTCTTttcgaggaagaggaggagggatttTCTCTGGCTCCCTCAGGAGGTAGAGTTGTAAAGGGGGAAGGGGAGCCACCTCCACCCCGGGGAAGAGTGAATCTCAGCGGGATTAAAAACCAGGGAGGGACGTGCTACCTCAACTCCCTGCTCCAGACCCTGCTCTTCACCCCGGAgttcagaggtgagaggtcaagtCAGGTCACTTGGTGTTCTGTCTTTGGTTCATACTGTATTTGcaataccgtgtgtgtgtgtgtgtgtgtgtgtgtgtgtgtgtgtgtgtgtgtgtgtgtgtgtgtgtagaggagcTGTTCAGTCTGGGTCCAAAGGAATTGGGCTGCCTGGAGGACAAAGACAATCCAGAGGCCAAGGTAAGGAACCAAccatggaagtgtgtgtgttcctcactGTGTGCATGTCTTTATTTGTATTGGTGTGTTTGAGTAGTACATTAACTCTGTCCCTCAGGTCAGGGTTATTCCACTGGAGCTCCAGAGGCTGTTTGCTCGTCTACTCTTGGTGGACCAACAGAGTGCCTCTACTGCTGATCTCACTGACAGCTTCGGCTGGAACAACAGCGAGGTAGTGTGTGTTAACACGAGCATGTGAACGAGTGTGTGTATGAATGGCGGTGTGCGTGACGCAGGCACTAAACTAGAGAATAAGGCTTGCTTTATATAATGCTACATCGCTTTCTCCTACAGTATTTTGCTTACCACTCTCTTAACATCTCCCGTAGGAGAGCAGGCAACATGATGTGCAGGAGTTGAACAGGATTCTGTTCAGTGCCCTGGAGCACTCCCTGGTGGACACCAGCGGTAGTGCGTTCATCCAGCGCCTCTACCATGGCACCACTGTCAACAGCATCCTCTGCAAAGAGTGTGGCAACATCAGCCAGAGacaggtttttatttatttaaccattatttaactaggcaagtcagttaagaacaaattcttatttacataaggCAAAAGGCTTCCTactggggctgggattaaaaatataggacaaaacacaccacgacaagagagacaacactacataaagagagacctaagacgacaagacaacatggcagcaaaacatgactacacagcatggtagcagcacatgacaacaacattgtagcaacacaacatggtagcagcacatgacaacaacattgtagcaacacaacatggtagcagcacatgacaacaacattgcagcagcacaacatggtagcagctcaaaacagggtacaaacattagtGGGCACagacaagaaggtagagacaacgatacatcacgcaaagcagccacaactgtcagtaagagtgtccatgattgagtctttgaatgaagagattgagataaaactggtACATGTGTGTATCTTTGTGTTGCTTACACCTCTTTCTCTtggctctctctttccctctcaggaGGACTTCCTGGACCTGACAGTGTGTGTACGTGGCGTGTGTGGCCTGGAGGGGGCGCTCTGGGACATGTTTGTGGAAGAGGAGATGTTTGAAGGCAGTAACCTCTACCGCTGTGGCCAGTGTGACCAGCTAGTCACAGCTGCTAAGGTTAGTAGGAGTATTGGCATGGATTTAAATTGTACTTGTTTATTCTAGAATTGGTACTGACTCCAGAACTCTCTCTCCCTTGCGCccactttttttttctctctctctcccctctgcagtCTGCCAAGCTGAGGAAGCTCCCTCCCTTCCTGACAGTGTCTCTGTTGAGGTTTAACTTTGACTTTGCCAGGTGCGAGCGTTACAAGGAGACTGGTCGCTACACCTTCCCTCTCACCGTCAACCTCAGGCCCTTCTGTGAACAGGTACAACCTCCACCCACATTGATCTGCATTGCTTCACTGCCACCTACTCTGTGTGTACTCTACGTGACTTAGTTAAAACAATGTCAAACCATTTAAGAATATGTTACGTCGCATTATAAGGCCTAATGACTATCCTATGTCACCCTCTCTCCCAGACTGAAGACGAGGACTCGGAGTACTCCTATGAACTCTTCTCTGTCATCATCCATAAGGGAGGATGCTATGGCGGCCATTACCACGTCTACATCAAAGACATGGACCACCTCGGCTTGTGGGAGCCGCCggtgagagagagcgggagggaggaggagagaacaacAATTGCATAGTAGACAATCGAGGCTTAGAGTATGTCACTAAATGTGCTAATAgcgaagtgtgtgtttgtgtgtgtctttttcTTTACGCGCGTGCGTTTGTATCAGGAGGAGGATTCCAAACCCAAGGTTCAGAAGAAGAAGGAAGTGAGAGTGTATCCTGAGCCGGAGAAAGACGACCCTCTATCTGTACTCTCCTCCATAATAGCCCAGGTAACGCGAAGCGTGCTGGTTTAACCCGATGGAACGAGAGCACCACGGGCAACATCGTCAGTAGGTCCAGTGACTGATCTTAATGTGGTGTTGTTCCCCTCCtggcctgtaggaggagagcaggAGCGTGCTGCTGGACCAGCTGGGCCAGAGACTGATGGACAAGATCGGTTCTTCCTGGAGCAAGAAGTACAGGAAACTCCACGGCCCAATAGGCAAGGTAGGACATGACTGATGGGCTTCCCCCAAGAGCTCCACAACGTCACATAAACGCTTACCTTTCCTTATCTCCTCTACATCGTTCCACACGTTAtccttccactcatctccctctcgcctcctctctccctctgcagttCCTCCAGAACCACAgtgatgtgtttgtgttggtCAATAACGGCACTCGGGTGGCCCTGAAAGCCAACCCCCCTAGCCCGGTGACCCAGCCCTCCAGCCCAGCCCACCCAACCCCTGGCCCTAGCTCTTCCCCAGACCCAGTCCAAAACAACACAGCCAACCCCCAACCAGAACTAGGACTGGAGACGGCACCAGAACCACAGGTACACTAGTTAGACCTCTCATGGTTCTGCTTTAATGATGGTGTGTCTGCTATGTTGATGCTGCAATTGGTTAGGTTTAAatctctttcctgtctctctctttcttcctctctccatctctccacaggGCAGCCACTGGTTTGATCTGAATGACTCCACAGTGACGTCGATCCATGAGAGAGACGTAGAGAAAATGTACCAGGGAAAGGAGAGTGCCTACATGCTGTTCTATAGGAAGACACTGCTACGCAGGCCTTCTGgaggtgtgtgggtgtttgtgtgtgggtgggtgtttgggtgtgtgggagagaggtgtaagaaggaaagggagagagtgagcgagcgcaGGAAAAGGAGAGCCACATCCAAACTTGATgcgagtgggagagaaagagaggttgtGACGGAGAGACGTGAAAACGCACACGTATACAGTCTTTAAAATGAGGTTTTCCCCCTGGCAGCCCTGAGGAATCCTGGGTATAAGGTTCCCCCTCACCTCTTGGAGATGGCTGAAGAGGAGAACAGAAGACTACAACAGAGACGGTACTCacgtgtgcgcgcacacacacacacacacacactgtattttgTTATATTTTGCTGATGTTTTTTGgctacccgtgtgtgtgtgtgtgtgtgtttgtgtgtgtgtactctgctATAGGGAGGAGTTTGAGGCCAGCAATAACAGTGTTGAGCTGCGTCTCCACCTAGCGCCGCGCTATAGGTTGGAGAACGGAGCTCTTAAGCCAATCAGCATAGAGCAGAAAGAGGCCACCAACCTCACCTTCGACCTCCGCAGGACCGTAGGAGACTTGCGAATGATCATCTACCAGGTGACGTCATCACTCCAACTCATTAACTCACTTCCTTAATGACGCCATGGCACTGAGCAAAAAGCtcaaatcagtgtgtgtgtgtgtgtgtgtgtgtgttcagatgcaGGATCTCTGGGAGGGGGATATGGCTCTGACTGTGGCCAGAAGTCTGCCAGCCGGCCTTCACCTCTACAACACTCtcacaggtgagacacacacacacttttgcaaCATGTGCATTCTGTGAGAGTTCATACTGAACTTTTGTACGTGTGTTTCAGATGATGAGGTGTCCCTCTACAGTGCAGGCATCTTGACCGGCACTGATCTGTTTGTGTGGAACGGCAGAGAGGTGAGGAGACCCTCGAATCAACACAATCCACCGTTGTACACACTGCTACTGGACGTCCTAGAACCAGAACGGCTGTCATATCATATCCCCTTTATTTCCTCAGGTTTGTGGGGCGACTGTCCAAACAGGAGCCGAGTGGGAACCAATGCTGCTGACCGTGGTTCGCCCCGCtctgggagaagagggggagggaggggatgaggaggggggagaggaaggaggttcGGGGCTGTCGAAGGAGTCGAGGGGGTTCGCTGGGCGGGTGACTCTAGGAGAGGTGAGGGAGGCATTAGGGGAGACACAGGAGAGCCTCCTGTgtcaggagaagaggggaggaggggagggaggaggggccaGCGGGTGGAGGGTTTTCCCTCCTGGAGACATGCAGAGGACCCTGAAGGAGCTGGCCTTGAAGGATGGAGATGCACTGCTGGTGCTGGAGCCACAGACACAGGACAGCAGGTGGgcagcgtggtgtgtgtgtgtgtgtgtgtgtgcggcagtGTGTCAGTCTGCGTAAGTGAGTGACAGACATGAGGTGTAGTTGGTGTGTTTGCTATAGCTGTGtgtgtaatgtctctctcccccaGTGTGTTCAGTGTGAGGGGTGATATGGTAACCGTGACAACACCATCAGACTGTCGCTGGCTTCAGGTGGAATACCGaccagagagaagaagaagaagaggagagggggaggaagaggaggagaggatgagggcaAAGG
The Salmo salar chromosome ssa16, Ssal_v3.1, whole genome shotgun sequence DNA segment above includes these coding regions:
- the LOC106574527 gene encoding ubiquitin carboxyl-terminal hydrolase 40, whose product is MFGSLFEEEEEGFSLAPSGGRVVKGEGEPPPPRGRVNLSGIKNQGGTCYLNSLLQTLLFTPEFREELFSLGPKELGCLEDKDNPEAKVRVIPLELQRLFARLLLVDQQSASTADLTDSFGWNNSEESRQHDVQELNRILFSALEHSLVDTSGSAFIQRLYHGTTVNSILCKECGNISQRQEDFLDLTVCVRGVCGLEGALWDMFVEEEMFEGSNLYRCGQCDQLVTAAKSAKLRKLPPFLTVSLLRFNFDFARCERYKETGRYTFPLTVNLRPFCEQTEDEDSEYSYELFSVIIHKGGCYGGHYHVYIKDMDHLGLWEPPEEDSKPKVQKKKEVRVYPEPEKDDPLSVLSSIIAQEESRSVLLDQLGQRLMDKIGSSWSKKYRKLHGPIGKFLQNHSDVFVLVNNGTRVALKANPPSPVTQPSSPAHPTPGPSSSPDPVQNNTANPQPELGLETAPEPQGSHWFDLNDSTVTSIHERDVEKMYQGKESAYMLFYRKTLLRRPSGALRNPGYKVPPHLLEMAEEENRRLQQRREEFEASNNSVELRLHLAPRYRLENGALKPISIEQKEATNLTFDLRRTVGDLRMIIYQMQDLWEGDMALTVARSLPAGLHLYNTLTDDEVSLYSAGILTGTDLFVWNGREVCGATVQTGAEWEPMLLTVVRPALGEEGEGGDEEGGEEGGSGLSKESRGFAGRVTLGEVREALGETQESLLCQEKRGGGEGGGASGWRVFPPGDMQRTLKELALKDGDALLVLEPQTQDSSVFSVRGDMVTVTTPSDCRWLQVEYRPERRRRRGEGEEEEERMRAKVPASGNMLLCEVKQRAIVELQLQEQLAGVACCLRQVDRTGKLLPPVCEELSVRDAGVRLMTSLSLCPGTAPKDTQLFLYFSVGTAPSSCLEGEIIIEQSSTVKQCLKKMLESARLEGDSWHLRRLDWCEEVGEALMDEEAPLSELKMSHGDALVITEGRLPPKGFLKMLVWLYVEPRTNPVVSMETEVNGTAEGSTGGQRLEVMTAVGGAMVELRTVGQVEISEEATLEELKTQVLTLPALQYVCVPTPAFLRVWQLEGQRLTRILRGQQHTLRKLKLCSGVEFCVQQLLREEDLGPKEVLLRVQMGVPGERGYYPPEDLVWDASRDPSPRSLRSALASTYGLSPDSLLLAKHQPHTHTWETFSNWSQQVSKRKKKKKAESLLGAPFHLKDGDIIGVKNLLIDNNRDFSTQQDEQRLREEKEQRRKGGQGAGAEVETNQGVGPEKKTGPVKARKPEVALSINVGVFR